One segment of Pseudomonas asgharzadehiana DNA contains the following:
- the iolB gene encoding 5-deoxy-glucuronate isomerase: protein MSLLVKSSKRGQTMVALEQGRLEYVGFSAYRLSLGETLPVSAGDKELCLVLLSGRVNIEGEGFNWQNLGDRQSVFEDKSPFAAYLPPGTSAQVTALSDVQIAVCAAPGTQGYEPRLIRPQDCKRSVRGKGANTRYVCDILPDSEPAHSLLVVEVRTPSGHSSSYPPHKHDTDDLPHQSFLEETYYHQVNPPQGFVFQRVYTDDRSIDQAMAVENSDLVVVPKGYHPVSVPYGYESYYLNVMAGPKRAWHFHNDPQHSWLLDL from the coding sequence ATGAGCTTGTTGGTTAAAAGCAGCAAACGCGGGCAGACCATGGTTGCCCTGGAACAAGGGCGCCTTGAGTACGTCGGTTTCAGTGCCTACCGCTTGAGCCTGGGCGAAACGCTGCCGGTCAGCGCCGGCGACAAGGAGCTGTGCCTGGTACTGCTCAGCGGCCGGGTGAATATCGAAGGCGAAGGGTTCAACTGGCAGAACCTCGGTGATCGCCAGTCGGTATTTGAAGACAAGTCGCCGTTCGCCGCCTACCTGCCGCCTGGCACCTCGGCCCAGGTTACCGCCTTGAGCGACGTGCAGATTGCGGTGTGCGCCGCGCCCGGTACGCAGGGTTACGAACCACGCCTGATCCGCCCCCAAGACTGCAAGCGCAGTGTGCGCGGCAAAGGCGCCAACACGCGTTATGTGTGCGACATCCTGCCCGACAGCGAGCCGGCCCATTCGCTGCTGGTGGTGGAAGTGCGCACGCCGTCGGGGCATTCATCGAGCTACCCGCCGCACAAGCACGACACCGACGACCTGCCGCACCAGAGCTTCCTGGAAGAGACCTACTACCACCAGGTCAACCCGCCCCAGGGCTTCGTGTTCCAGCGGGTGTACACCGACGATCGCAGCATCGACCAGGCCATGGCGGTGGAAAACAGCGACCTGGTGGTGGTGCCCAAGGGTTATCACCCGGTCAGCGTGCCGTATGGCTACGAATCTTATTACCTCAACGTCATGGCCGGCCCCAAGCGTGCCTGGCACTTTCACAACGACCCGCAGCACAGCTGGCTGCTGGACCTTTAA
- a CDS encoding TIM barrel protein, which produces MKSPLRFALNRMVAPNLSLPDFIGLAVALKCDAIEIRNDLADRQIEYGTPASRVRELCAAQGITVLSINALYPFDVWNDERRAQAIELATYARECGAQGLVMCPFNEPGDTRNEAQRAAGLRTALSELAPILREYGLLGFVEPLGFEECSMRRKRVAVDAIQSIGGLDVFRLVHDTFHHHLAGEQEFFPQLTGLVHISGVEDAQAPLNSIRDGHRVLVGEGDILGNAAQIDTLLSTGYSGYLSFEPFAKSVHELADIQQALGASIAHLQKR; this is translated from the coding sequence ATGAAGTCGCCTCTACGTTTTGCCCTTAACCGCATGGTCGCGCCCAACCTGTCCCTGCCGGACTTCATCGGCTTGGCGGTTGCGCTCAAGTGCGACGCCATCGAGATCCGCAATGACCTCGCAGACCGTCAAATCGAATACGGCACGCCCGCCAGCCGCGTGCGTGAGTTATGCGCGGCGCAGGGCATTACGGTGCTGTCGATCAACGCGCTGTACCCCTTTGACGTCTGGAACGACGAACGCCGCGCCCAGGCGATCGAGCTGGCCACCTATGCCCGTGAATGCGGTGCCCAAGGCCTGGTGATGTGCCCGTTCAATGAGCCCGGCGACACGCGCAATGAGGCGCAGCGCGCCGCCGGTTTGCGCACCGCCTTGAGCGAGCTGGCGCCGATCCTGCGCGAGTATGGGCTTCTGGGTTTCGTCGAGCCCCTGGGGTTCGAAGAATGTTCGATGCGCCGCAAACGCGTGGCGGTGGACGCGATCCAGTCCATCGGTGGCCTGGACGTGTTCCGCCTGGTCCATGACACGTTCCACCATCACTTGGCCGGCGAGCAGGAGTTCTTCCCGCAACTGACCGGCCTGGTCCATATCTCCGGCGTGGAAGATGCCCAGGCGCCGCTCAACTCGATCCGTGACGGCCACCGCGTACTGGTGGGCGAGGGCGATATTCTTGGCAATGCCGCACAGATCGACACCTTGCTCAGCACCGGCTACAGCGGCTACCTGTCGTTCGAGCCGTTCGCGAAAAGTGTGCATGAGTTGGCGGATATCCAGCAGGCCTTGGGCGCAAGCATTGCCCACCTGCAAAAACGTTAA
- the iolD gene encoding 3D-(3,5/4)-trihydroxycyclohexane-1,2-dione acylhydrolase (decyclizing): MTTTRLTMAQALVKFLDNQYVEVDGVQSKFVAGVFTIFGHGNVLGLGQALEQDSGDLVVHQGRNEQGMAHAAIGFAKQHLRRKIYACTASVGPGAANMLTAAATATANRIPLLLLPGDVYASRQPDPVLQQIEQFHDLSISTNDAFRSVSKYWDRINRPEQLMSAAIHAMRVLTDPAETGAVTLALPQDVQAEAWDYPDYFLQKRVHRIDRRPPSAAMIGDALAAFRGKRKPLIICGGGVKYAGANAALQAFAERFDIPFAETQAGKSALVSSHPLNVGGIGETGCLAANLLAPEADLIIGIGTRYTDFTTSSKSLFKHAEVKFLNLNISPCDALKLDGVQVLGDARVALDALADALGDYRSGWGEQVRDAKAQLDAEVDRVHQVEYSGDAFVPEVDDHLDRAVLREFIELTGSCLTQSRVLGVLNDSLADDAIIVAAAGSLPGDLQRAWRSKGVNTYHVEYGYSCMGYEINAALGVKLAEPTKEVYALVGDGSYMMLHSELATSIQERRKINVVLLDNMAFGCINNLQIGNGMDSFGTEFRYRNPESGKLDGGLVPVDFAMSAAAYGCKTYKVSSVEQLQAALADARTQTVSTLIDIKVLPKTMVHGYLSWWRVGVAQVSTSERTNAAAKKLNEHLAKARQY, translated from the coding sequence ATGACCACAACCCGACTGACCATGGCCCAGGCCCTGGTGAAGTTTCTGGATAACCAATACGTCGAAGTCGATGGCGTACAGAGCAAGTTTGTCGCCGGGGTGTTCACGATTTTCGGCCACGGCAACGTGCTGGGCCTGGGCCAGGCGCTGGAGCAGGACAGTGGCGACCTGGTGGTGCATCAGGGCCGCAACGAGCAGGGCATGGCCCATGCCGCCATCGGTTTTGCCAAGCAGCATTTGCGCCGCAAGATCTACGCGTGCACCGCATCGGTCGGCCCCGGCGCGGCGAATATGCTCACCGCCGCGGCGACCGCCACCGCCAACCGTATTCCGTTGCTGTTGCTGCCCGGCGATGTGTACGCCAGTCGCCAGCCCGACCCGGTGCTGCAACAGATCGAGCAGTTCCACGACTTGAGCATCAGCACCAACGATGCATTTCGCTCGGTGAGCAAGTACTGGGACCGCATCAACCGTCCCGAGCAACTGATGAGCGCCGCGATCCATGCCATGCGTGTGTTGACCGACCCGGCGGAAACCGGCGCCGTGACCTTGGCGCTGCCCCAGGATGTGCAGGCCGAAGCCTGGGACTACCCGGATTACTTCCTGCAAAAGCGCGTGCACCGTATTGACCGGCGCCCGCCCAGCGCGGCGATGATCGGCGATGCGTTGGCGGCTTTTCGCGGCAAGCGCAAACCGCTGATCATCTGCGGTGGCGGGGTCAAGTACGCCGGCGCGAATGCCGCGCTGCAAGCCTTCGCCGAGCGCTTTGATATTCCGTTCGCCGAGACTCAAGCGGGTAAAAGCGCGCTGGTGTCCAGCCACCCGCTTAACGTCGGCGGCATTGGCGAAACCGGCTGCCTGGCGGCCAACCTGTTGGCGCCCGAGGCGGATCTGATCATCGGCATCGGCACCCGCTACACCGACTTCACCACCTCGTCCAAGTCGCTGTTCAAGCATGCCGAGGTCAAGTTCCTCAACCTGAATATCAGCCCCTGCGATGCGTTGAAACTCGACGGCGTACAGGTGCTGGGTGATGCCAGAGTTGCCCTCGACGCGCTGGCCGACGCCCTGGGCGATTACCGCTCCGGTTGGGGTGAACAGGTGCGTGACGCCAAGGCGCAACTGGATGCCGAAGTGGACCGTGTGCATCAGGTGGAGTACTCGGGCGATGCCTTCGTGCCGGAAGTCGACGACCACCTGGACCGTGCGGTACTGCGTGAATTTATCGAGCTGACCGGTTCCTGCCTGACCCAGAGCCGGGTGCTCGGCGTGCTCAACGACAGCCTGGCCGACGATGCGATCATCGTCGCCGCCGCCGGCAGCCTGCCCGGCGACCTGCAGCGCGCCTGGCGCAGCAAAGGCGTGAACACCTATCACGTCGAATACGGCTACTCGTGCATGGGCTACGAGATCAACGCCGCCCTCGGCGTGAAGCTGGCCGAACCAACCAAGGAGGTGTATGCGCTGGTCGGCGATGGCTCCTACATGATGTTGCATTCCGAGCTGGCCACCTCGATCCAGGAGCGCCGCAAGATCAACGTGGTGCTGCTGGACAACATGGCCTTCGGTTGCATCAACAACCTGCAGATCGGTAACGGCATGGACAGCTTCGGCACCGAGTTCCGCTACCGCAACCCCGAGAGCGGCAAGCTCGACGGCGGCCTGGTGCCGGTGGATTTCGCCATGAGCGCGGCGGCTTATGGCTGCAAGACCTACAAGGTCAGCAGCGTCGAGCAACTCCAGGCCGCGCTGGCCGATGCGCGCACGCAAACGGTCTCGACCCTGATCGACATCAAGGTCCTGCCCAAAACCATGGTCCACGGCTACCTGTCGTGGTGGCGGGTGGGCGTGGCGCAGGTGTCCACCAGCGAACGCACGAATGCCGCTGCAAAAAAACTCAATGAACACCTGGCGAAGGCCCGGCAGTACTAA
- a CDS encoding Gfo/Idh/MocA family protein, translated as MSLKLGVIGTGAIGRDHIRRCSQTLLNSQVVAVTDINLEQAAKVVADLKLGAEVYPDGHALINSPQVEAILVTSWGPSHEEFVLAAIAAGKPVFCEKPLAVTAEGCRRIVDAEVAHGKRLVQVGFMRPYDEGYRALKAVIDSGQIGEPLMLHCAHRNPTVGENYKTDMAITDTLIHELDVLRWLLNDDYVSVQVVFPRKTSKALAHLRDPQIVLLETAKGTRIDVEVFVNCQYGYDIQCEVVGETGIAKLPEPSQVQLRSGAKLSNAILMDWKDRFIGAYDVELQAFIDSVRAGQVGGPSAWDGFAAAVAADACIQAQGSEQIVKISLPDRPHFYG; from the coding sequence ATGTCGTTGAAGCTTGGAGTGATCGGTACCGGTGCCATCGGCCGTGACCATATTCGTCGTTGCAGCCAGACCCTGCTCAATAGCCAGGTGGTGGCGGTGACCGACATCAACCTTGAGCAAGCGGCCAAGGTGGTCGCGGATTTGAAACTGGGCGCCGAGGTGTACCCGGACGGCCATGCGCTGATCAACTCGCCACAGGTTGAAGCCATCCTGGTGACCTCCTGGGGTCCCAGCCATGAAGAATTCGTACTCGCCGCCATCGCCGCCGGCAAACCGGTGTTCTGTGAAAAACCCCTGGCGGTGACTGCCGAAGGCTGCCGCCGGATCGTCGACGCCGAAGTGGCCCACGGCAAGCGCCTGGTGCAAGTGGGCTTCATGCGTCCGTATGACGAAGGCTATCGCGCCCTCAAGGCGGTGATCGACAGCGGCCAGATCGGCGAGCCGTTGATGCTGCACTGCGCCCACCGCAACCCGACGGTAGGTGAGAACTACAAGACCGACATGGCGATCACCGACACCTTGATCCACGAGCTGGACGTACTGCGTTGGTTGCTCAACGACGACTACGTTTCCGTGCAAGTGGTGTTTCCGCGCAAGACCAGCAAGGCGTTGGCGCACTTGCGCGACCCGCAGATCGTGCTGCTGGAGACCGCCAAGGGCACGCGTATCGACGTGGAAGTGTTCGTGAACTGCCAATACGGCTATGACATCCAGTGCGAAGTGGTGGGGGAGACCGGTATCGCCAAATTGCCGGAGCCTTCCCAGGTGCAACTGCGCAGCGGCGCGAAGTTGTCCAATGCGATTCTGATGGATTGGAAAGACCGGTTCATCGGCGCGTATGACGTGGAGTTGCAGGCGTTCATCGACAGCGTGCGCGCTGGCCAGGTCGGTGGGCCGTCGGCGTGGGATGGTTTCGCGGCGGCGGTGGCGGCGGATGCGTGTATCCAGGCGCAGGGCAGTGAGCAGATCGTCAAGATCAGCCTGCCGGATCGCCCGCACTTCTACGGCTGA
- a CDS encoding Gfo/Idh/MocA family protein, which translates to MRIGLVGYGHGGRFFHAPLIATLPGATFVGVVTRSPERRQQLNTDHPGLQAFDCIGQIVEAGVDALVISTTLKGRPALVLEAIEHGLAVVSDKPFAANAEQAHALIIAAERHEVLLSVYQNRRWDSDYLTLRKLIDAGALGTITRFESRVERYSPQAVGNASGGGWLRDLGSHLVDQALQLFGPVDRVFAQLHYTAEHPSVDHGFFVSLTHANGVISHLWGNALQNSQAPRFRVSGSAGCYTVEGLDGQEEALMAGKSPKTEGEHWGAEEHRRWGWFEHGGERERVPSEKGCWTQFYRQLQAAVQGQGVLPVSAYDALETTRILDAARLSAERQQVVSTKIELNSKTS; encoded by the coding sequence ATGCGAATCGGACTAGTCGGCTACGGCCATGGAGGGCGCTTTTTTCATGCGCCGCTGATTGCAACACTGCCCGGCGCCACGTTTGTTGGCGTCGTCACCCGTTCCCCCGAGCGCCGCCAACAGTTGAATACCGACCACCCCGGCCTCCAAGCCTTCGACTGCATCGGCCAGATCGTCGAAGCCGGGGTCGACGCCCTCGTTATCTCTACCACTCTCAAAGGCCGCCCGGCGCTGGTGCTGGAAGCCATCGAACATGGCCTGGCGGTGGTCAGCGACAAACCCTTCGCCGCCAACGCCGAACAGGCCCATGCACTGATCATTGCCGCCGAGCGCCATGAAGTGTTGCTGAGCGTCTACCAGAACCGGCGTTGGGACTCGGATTACCTGACCCTGCGCAAGCTCATCGACGCCGGTGCCCTGGGCACCATTACCCGGTTTGAGTCGCGGGTGGAACGCTACAGCCCGCAAGCGGTGGGCAACGCCAGCGGCGGTGGCTGGCTGCGCGATTTGGGCAGCCACCTGGTGGACCAGGCGCTGCAATTGTTCGGCCCGGTGGACCGGGTGTTCGCGCAGTTGCACTACACGGCCGAACACCCCAGCGTCGACCACGGTTTTTTCGTGTCCCTGACCCACGCCAACGGGGTGATTTCCCACCTGTGGGGCAATGCCCTGCAAAACAGCCAGGCCCCGCGTTTTCGCGTCAGTGGCAGTGCGGGCTGTTACACCGTGGAGGGGCTCGACGGTCAGGAAGAAGCGCTGATGGCCGGCAAATCACCGAAAACCGAAGGCGAGCACTGGGGCGCTGAAGAGCATCGCCGTTGGGGCTGGTTCGAACACGGCGGGGAGCGCGAGCGGGTGCCGTCGGAGAAAGGTTGCTGGACGCAGTTCTATCGCCAGTTGCAAGCCGCTGTGCAAGGGCAGGGCGTGTTGCCCGTGAGCGCCTATGACGCCCTGGAAACCACCCGTATATTGGACGCCGCACGCCTGAGCGCCGAGCGCCAGCAGGTGGTTTCAACAAAAATAGAATTAAATTCTAAAACAAGTTGA
- a CDS encoding sugar ABC transporter substrate-binding protein: MKTPIRFTALALSMLLASGVASAADLKIGVSMSAFDDTFLTYLREDMDKQAKSYPKGDGVQLQFEDARADVVKQLSQVENFISQKVDAIIVNPVDTASTANIIKAATAAKIPLVFVNRRPDSATLAPGVAAVVSDDIEAGKLQMQYIAEKLGGKGNVVILLGDLANNSTTNRTKGVKEVLTKYPGIKIEQEQTGIWLRDRGMTLVNDWLTQGRDFDAVLANNDEMAIGASMALKSAGKKGVLIAGVDGTPDGLNAITKGDMTVSAFQDAKGQADKSVETARKMAKNEPIEQNVIIPFQLITPDNVAKFK; the protein is encoded by the coding sequence ATGAAGACCCCGATCCGTTTTACCGCGCTGGCCCTGTCCATGCTCCTGGCCAGCGGTGTTGCCTCGGCTGCCGACCTGAAGATAGGCGTGAGCATGTCCGCCTTCGATGACACGTTCCTAACCTACCTGCGCGAAGACATGGACAAGCAAGCCAAGTCCTATCCAAAAGGTGACGGCGTGCAGTTGCAGTTCGAAGACGCCCGCGCCGATGTGGTCAAGCAACTGAGCCAGGTCGAGAATTTTATCAGCCAGAAAGTCGACGCCATCATCGTCAACCCGGTGGACACCGCCTCTACGGCGAACATTATCAAGGCCGCTACCGCTGCAAAAATTCCGCTGGTGTTCGTCAACCGCCGTCCTGACAGCGCGACGCTCGCCCCAGGCGTCGCGGCGGTGGTGTCCGATGACATCGAGGCCGGCAAGTTGCAAATGCAATACATCGCCGAAAAACTCGGCGGCAAGGGCAACGTCGTGATTCTGTTGGGTGACCTGGCGAACAATTCCACCACCAACCGCACCAAGGGCGTGAAGGAGGTCCTGACCAAGTACCCAGGCATCAAGATCGAGCAGGAACAGACCGGCATCTGGTTGCGTGACAGGGGCATGACCTTGGTCAATGACTGGTTGACTCAAGGCCGCGATTTCGACGCGGTGCTGGCCAATAACGATGAAATGGCGATTGGCGCGTCCATGGCGCTGAAATCGGCAGGCAAGAAAGGCGTGCTGATCGCGGGTGTCGACGGCACGCCGGATGGCCTCAACGCGATCACCAAGGGCGACATGACGGTGTCGGCGTTCCAGGATGCCAAGGGCCAGGCGGACAAGTCGGTCGAAACGGCGCGCAAGATGGCCAAGAACGAACCCATCGAGCAGAACGTGATCATCCCGTTCCAACTGATCACGCCGGACAACGTCGCCAAGTTCAAGTAG
- a CDS encoding sugar ABC transporter ATP-binding protein, with protein MLAQAAVSQPPGIQPLPLEEPYLLEIVNISKGFPGVVALADVQLRVRPGTVLALMGENGAGKSTLMKIIAGIYQPDAGEIRLRGKPIVFETPLAAQKAGIAMIHQELNLMPHMSIAENIWIGREQLNSLHMVNHREMHRCTAELLARLRINLDPEEQVGNLSIAERQMVEIAKAVSYDSDILIMDEPTSAITEKEVAHLFSIIADLKSQGKGIVYITHKMNEVFAIADEVAVFRDGQYIGLQRADSMNSDSLISMMVGRELSQLFPVRETPIGDLLLSVRDLRLDGVFKDVSFDLHAGEILGIAGLMGSGRTNVAETLFGITPSDGGQITLDGQAVRISDPHMAIEKGFALLTEDRKLSGLFPCLSVLENMEMAVLSHYSGNGFIQQKALRALCEDMCKKLRVKTPSLEQCIDTLSGGNQQKALLARWLMTNPRLLILDEPTRGIDVGAKAEIYRLISFLASEGMAVIMISSELPEVLGMSDRVMVMHEGELMGTLDRADATQEKVMQLASGMTAVH; from the coding sequence ATGCTCGCTCAAGCCGCTGTCTCGCAGCCTCCCGGTATCCAGCCGTTGCCGCTGGAAGAACCCTACCTGCTGGAAATCGTCAATATCAGCAAAGGCTTTCCCGGCGTCGTGGCCCTGGCCGATGTGCAACTGCGCGTGCGCCCCGGCACCGTGCTGGCGCTGATGGGGGAGAACGGCGCGGGCAAGTCGACCTTGATGAAAATCATCGCCGGCATCTACCAGCCCGACGCCGGTGAAATCCGCCTGCGCGGCAAGCCGATCGTGTTTGAAACACCGCTGGCGGCGCAAAAGGCCGGGATCGCCATGATCCACCAGGAACTCAACCTGATGCCGCACATGAGCATCGCCGAGAATATCTGGATCGGCCGCGAGCAGCTCAACAGCCTGCACATGGTCAACCATCGCGAAATGCACCGCTGCACCGCCGAGTTGCTGGCGCGCCTGCGCATCAACCTCGACCCGGAAGAGCAGGTGGGCAACCTGAGCATCGCCGAGCGGCAGATGGTCGAGATTGCCAAGGCGGTGTCCTACGACTCCGACATCCTGATCATGGATGAGCCCACATCGGCGATTACCGAGAAGGAAGTCGCCCACCTCTTTTCGATCATTGCCGACCTCAAGTCCCAGGGCAAAGGGATCGTCTACATCACCCACAAAATGAACGAAGTGTTCGCCATCGCCGATGAAGTGGCGGTGTTCCGTGACGGCCAGTATATCGGCCTGCAACGCGCCGACAGCATGAACAGTGACAGCCTGATCTCGATGATGGTGGGCCGTGAACTGAGCCAGTTGTTCCCGGTGCGTGAGACTCCGATTGGCGACTTGCTGCTGTCGGTGCGCGACCTGCGCCTGGACGGAGTGTTCAAGGACGTGTCGTTCGACCTGCACGCCGGCGAGATCCTCGGCATCGCCGGGTTGATGGGCTCGGGCCGCACCAACGTGGCGGAGACCCTGTTCGGCATTACCCCAAGCGACGGTGGCCAGATCACCCTGGATGGCCAGGCGGTACGCATCAGCGACCCGCACATGGCTATTGAAAAAGGTTTTGCGCTGTTGACCGAAGACCGCAAGCTCAGTGGCCTGTTCCCCTGCCTGTCGGTGCTGGAAAACATGGAGATGGCGGTGCTGTCGCACTATTCAGGCAATGGCTTTATCCAGCAGAAAGCCCTGCGCGCGCTGTGCGAAGACATGTGCAAGAAGCTGCGGGTGAAAACCCCGTCCCTGGAACAGTGCATCGACACCCTGTCGGGCGGCAACCAACAGAAAGCCTTGCTCGCCCGTTGGCTGATGACCAACCCACGGTTGTTGATCCTGGATGAACCCACCCGGGGCATCGATGTGGGGGCCAAGGCCGAGATCTATCGCTTGATCTCGTTCCTCGCCAGCGAAGGCATGGCGGTGATCATGATTTCC